A stretch of the Serratia marcescens genome encodes the following:
- a CDS encoding DNA polymerase III subunit theta: protein MARKLDSLPQAQREKIETDLLAISVIYNERYGIASTQAETERQIPDHLLPYFHQRLDYYRRA, encoded by the coding sequence ATGGCTCGAAAGCTGGATAGCTTACCGCAGGCACAACGCGAGAAAATAGAAACCGATTTGCTGGCCATCAGCGTGATCTACAACGAGCGCTACGGCATCGCCTCGACCCAGGCGGAAACAGAACGACAGATCCCCGACCACCTGCTCCCCTACTTTCACCAGCGGCTGGATTACTATCGCCGTGCGTAA
- the sbcB gene encoding exodeoxyribonuclease I — translation MSSKATATFYIHDYETFGKSPSLDRPAQFAGVRTDMDFNIIEEPLVIYCAPADDYLPEPEAVMITGITPQVARAKGVNEAEFTRQIHQAFSVAGTCILGYNNIRFDDEVSRNIFYRNFYDPYAYSWQNGNSRWDLLDVMRACYALRPDGIVWPENEDGFPSFRLEHLTRANGVEHTQAHDAMSDVYATIAMAKLVKQAQPRLFDFLLQHRNKHKLNALIDVADMTPLVHVSGMFGAARGNTSWVSPLAWHPDNKNAVIMCDLAGDMTPLLTLSADQLRERLYTRRDDLAPDQAPVPIKLVHINKCPVLAPAKTLLPENAERLGIDRQACLQNLQLLKQHPEVREKVVALFAEAEPFKGSNDVDARLYDGFFSDADKAAMRIIQQTKPQNLPALDLAFSDGRMKELLFRFRARNYPNTLDDAEQRRWLQHRQEALSAERVQSYLLQLESLYNLHEGDKEKTALLKALFDYGKELVG, via the coding sequence TTGAGCAGCAAGGCAACGGCCACATTTTACATTCACGATTACGAGACCTTCGGCAAGAGCCCGTCGCTGGACCGCCCGGCGCAGTTCGCCGGCGTGCGCACCGATATGGATTTCAACATTATCGAAGAGCCGCTGGTCATCTACTGCGCCCCCGCCGACGACTACCTGCCGGAACCCGAGGCGGTGATGATCACCGGCATCACGCCGCAGGTGGCGCGCGCCAAAGGCGTTAACGAGGCCGAGTTCACCCGCCAAATCCATCAGGCCTTCAGCGTGGCCGGCACCTGCATTCTCGGTTACAACAACATCCGCTTCGATGACGAAGTGAGCCGCAATATCTTCTATCGCAACTTCTACGATCCCTATGCCTACAGCTGGCAAAACGGCAACTCACGTTGGGATCTGCTGGATGTGATGCGCGCCTGCTACGCCCTGCGCCCGGACGGCATCGTCTGGCCTGAAAACGAAGACGGTTTCCCCAGTTTCCGCCTCGAACACCTCACGCGCGCCAACGGCGTCGAACACACGCAGGCTCACGACGCGATGTCGGACGTTTACGCCACCATCGCCATGGCCAAGCTGGTCAAGCAGGCGCAGCCGCGGCTGTTCGATTTCCTGCTGCAGCACCGCAACAAGCACAAGCTGAACGCCCTGATCGACGTCGCCGACATGACGCCGCTGGTGCACGTCTCCGGCATGTTCGGCGCGGCGCGCGGCAACACCAGTTGGGTGTCGCCGTTGGCCTGGCACCCGGACAACAAGAACGCGGTGATCATGTGCGATCTCGCCGGCGACATGACGCCGTTGCTGACGCTGAGCGCCGATCAACTGCGTGAACGGCTGTACACCCGCCGCGACGATCTGGCGCCGGATCAGGCGCCGGTGCCGATCAAGCTGGTGCACATCAACAAATGCCCGGTGCTGGCGCCGGCCAAAACCCTGCTGCCGGAGAACGCCGAGCGGCTGGGCATCGATCGCCAGGCCTGCCTGCAAAACCTGCAACTGCTGAAACAGCACCCGGAAGTGCGCGAGAAAGTGGTGGCGCTGTTCGCCGAAGCCGAGCCGTTCAAAGGCTCCAACGACGTCGACGCCCGGCTGTACGATGGCTTCTTCAGCGATGCCGACAAGGCGGCGATGAGGATTATCCAGCAGACCAAGCCGCAGAACCTGCCGGCGCTGGATCTGGCCTTCAGCGACGGCCGCATGAAAGAGCTGCTGTTCCGTTTCCGCGCGCGCAACTACCCGAATACGCTGGACGACGCCGAGCAGCGCCGCTGGCTGCAACACCGCCAGGAAGCGCTGAGCGCGGAGCGCGTGCAGAGTTACCTGCTGCAGCTCGAATCGCTGTATAACCTGCACGAAGGCGACAAAGAGAAAACTGCCCTGCTGAAAGCGCTGTTCGATTACGGCAAAGAGTTGGTGGGGTAA
- a CDS encoding APC family permease, protein MSDNTLNAAPAQRTQLRKTLTLVPVVMMGLAYLQPMTIFDTFGIVSGLTDGHVATAYAFALLAILFTALSYGKLVKKFPSAGSAYTYAQKAISPHVGFMVGWSSLLDYLFMPMINILLAKIYLEAIFPGVPSWIFVAVLVGLMTIFNLRGIKLVANLNSIIVVVQVAIMIVFLGLVINGIYHGEGAGTLVSSRPFWSDNAHVVPMITGATILCFSFLGFDGISSLSEETKDAEKVIPKAIFLTALIGGIIFIVVSYFVQLYFPDISRFKDPDASQPEIMLYVAGKFFQSVILVFSCVTVLASGMAAHAGVSRLMYVMGRDGVFPTRFFGYVHPKWRTPALNVLLVGAIALSAVSFDLVTATALINFGALVAFTFVNLSVISQFYIRDKMNRTVKDTFNYLILPVMGALTVGALWINLEASSMTLGLVWAAVGLIYLAFVTRSFRLPVPQASEDAA, encoded by the coding sequence ATGTCCGATAATACCCTCAACGCCGCTCCGGCTCAGCGCACCCAGCTGCGTAAAACCCTGACTTTGGTTCCGGTAGTGATGATGGGCCTGGCTTACCTGCAGCCAATGACCATCTTCGATACCTTCGGCATCGTATCCGGCCTGACCGATGGTCACGTCGCGACCGCGTACGCCTTCGCTCTGCTGGCGATCCTGTTTACCGCCCTGAGCTACGGCAAGCTGGTGAAGAAGTTCCCTTCCGCCGGTTCTGCCTACACTTACGCCCAGAAAGCCATCAGCCCGCACGTCGGCTTTATGGTGGGCTGGTCATCGCTGCTGGACTACCTGTTCATGCCGATGATCAACATTTTGCTGGCCAAGATTTACCTGGAAGCGATTTTCCCGGGCGTCCCGTCCTGGATCTTCGTGGCGGTGCTGGTCGGCTTGATGACGATTTTCAACCTGCGCGGCATCAAGCTGGTGGCTAACCTGAACTCCATCATCGTGGTGGTGCAGGTGGCGATCATGATCGTGTTCCTCGGCCTGGTGATCAACGGTATTTACCACGGCGAAGGCGCCGGTACGCTGGTCAGCAGCCGCCCGTTCTGGTCCGATAATGCTCACGTGGTGCCGATGATTACCGGCGCGACCATCCTGTGCTTCTCGTTCCTGGGCTTCGACGGCATCAGCTCGCTGTCTGAAGAGACCAAAGACGCGGAAAAAGTGATCCCGAAAGCTATCTTCCTGACGGCGCTGATCGGCGGCATCATCTTTATCGTGGTGTCTTACTTCGTGCAGCTGTACTTCCCGGACATCTCGCGCTTCAAGGATCCTGACGCATCGCAGCCTGAAATCATGCTGTACGTGGCGGGCAAGTTCTTCCAGTCGGTGATCCTGGTATTCTCCTGCGTGACGGTATTGGCGTCTGGCATGGCGGCGCACGCGGGCGTTTCGCGTCTGATGTACGTGATGGGCCGCGACGGCGTGTTCCCGACTCGCTTCTTCGGCTATGTGCATCCGAAATGGCGTACTCCGGCGCTGAACGTGCTGCTGGTTGGCGCCATCGCGCTGTCCGCGGTATCGTTTGACCTGGTGACCGCGACCGCGCTGATCAACTTCGGTGCGCTGGTGGCCTTCACCTTCGTCAACCTGTCGGTGATTTCGCAGTTCTACATTCGCGACAAGATGAACCGCACCGTGAAGGACACGTTTAACTACCTGATCCTGCCGGTGATGGGCGCACTGACCGTCGGCGCGCTGTGGATCAACCTGGAAGCCAGCTCGATGACGCTGGGCCTGGTCTGGGCGGCTGTCGGCCTGATCTACCTGGCCTTCGTCACCCGCAGCTTCCGTCTGCCGGTGCCGCAAGCGAGCGAAGACGCCGCCTAA
- a CDS encoding glutamine synthetase family protein: MQTNSAAVEHFAQHHEERRSSAFQNEVAHYLERHPATQYVDILLTDLNGSFRGKRIPVSGLKKLEKGSYFPASVFAMDILGNVVEETGLGQDLGEPDRVCLPVPGSLTPSAADPEHIGQVLLTMLDEDGTPFDVEPRNVLNRVWQALRQRGLFPVAAVELEFYLIDRLRDAEGDLQPPCAPGTQERNTQSQVYSVDNLNHFAEVLNDIDALAKLQGLPADGAVAEASPGQFEVNLRHTDDILLACDHALALKRLVRLVAENHDMHATFMAKPYEDYAGSGMHVHVSMQDGAGNNLFADAEGEDSPLLKQALAGMITLMPASMALLAPNVNAYRRFQPGMYVPIQAAWGHNNRTVALRIPCGEPENHRVEYRVAGADANPYLVMAAILAGMLYGLDNVLPLPEPVTGNGLEQEGLPLPIRQSDALYEFEHQHALTHYLGERFTQVYHACKTDELLQFERRVTETEIDWMLKNA, translated from the coding sequence ATGCAAACCAATAGCGCAGCAGTTGAACATTTTGCACAGCATCATGAAGAGAGGCGAAGTAGCGCGTTCCAAAATGAGGTTGCTCATTATTTGGAACGCCATCCCGCCACGCAGTATGTCGATATCCTTCTCACCGATCTCAATGGTTCCTTCCGCGGCAAACGCATACCCGTCTCAGGGTTGAAAAAACTGGAAAAAGGCAGCTACTTCCCCGCGTCGGTGTTCGCCATGGACATTCTCGGCAACGTGGTGGAGGAGACCGGTCTTGGGCAAGATCTCGGCGAGCCGGACCGCGTATGCCTGCCGGTGCCCGGTTCGCTGACGCCGTCGGCCGCCGATCCGGAGCATATCGGCCAGGTGTTGCTGACCATGCTGGATGAAGATGGCACTCCCTTTGACGTTGAACCCCGTAATGTGCTGAACCGCGTGTGGCAGGCGCTGCGACAGCGCGGCTTGTTCCCGGTGGCAGCGGTAGAGCTGGAGTTTTATCTCATCGATAGGCTGCGCGACGCGGAAGGCGATCTCCAGCCGCCGTGTGCGCCCGGCACCCAGGAGCGCAACACCCAAAGCCAGGTGTACTCCGTCGATAACCTGAACCATTTCGCCGAGGTGCTGAACGACATCGATGCACTGGCGAAGCTGCAGGGGCTGCCGGCGGACGGTGCGGTGGCGGAGGCATCGCCGGGGCAGTTCGAGGTCAACCTGCGTCATACCGACGATATCTTGCTGGCCTGCGACCACGCGCTGGCGCTGAAGCGGCTGGTGCGGCTGGTGGCCGAAAACCACGACATGCACGCCACCTTTATGGCCAAACCCTATGAGGATTACGCCGGCAGCGGCATGCACGTGCATGTCAGCATGCAGGACGGGGCGGGCAACAACCTGTTCGCCGACGCCGAAGGCGAGGATTCACCGCTATTGAAACAGGCGTTGGCCGGGATGATCACCCTGATGCCGGCGTCGATGGCGCTGCTGGCGCCGAACGTCAACGCCTACCGGCGCTTCCAGCCGGGGATGTATGTGCCGATCCAGGCCGCCTGGGGCCACAACAATCGCACCGTGGCGCTGCGCATTCCCTGCGGCGAACCGGAGAACCACCGGGTGGAGTACCGCGTGGCTGGCGCGGATGCCAATCCCTATCTGGTGATGGCGGCGATCCTGGCCGGCATGCTGTACGGGCTGGACAACGTGCTGCCGCTGCCTGAACCGGTGACCGGCAACGGGCTGGAGCAGGAGGGGTTGCCGCTGCCGATCCGCCAGAGCGACGCGCTGTACGAGTTTGAACACCAGCACGCACTGACCCATTATCTGGGCGAGCGTTTCACCCAGGTTTATCACGCCTGCAAGACGGACGAACTGCTGCAGTTTGAACGGCGGGTGACGGAAACCGAGATCGACTGGATGTTGAAAAATGCCTGA
- the puuR gene encoding HTH-type transcriptional regulator PuuR, with translation MSEASLAPGKRLSQIRQQLGLSQRRVAELSGLTHSAISTIEQDKVSPAISTLQKLLKVYGLSLSEFFAEPEAADEPRVVIDAEDLIEIGSQGVSMKLVHNGSPTRNLAMMLETYQPGTTTGEKIKHQGEEIGTLLEGEIVLTINGQSYCLTAGQSYAINTGIPHSFSNTSARICRIVSAHTPTTF, from the coding sequence ATGAGCGAAGCCAGCTTGGCACCGGGCAAACGCCTGTCACAGATCCGTCAGCAATTGGGTTTGTCGCAGCGCCGGGTCGCCGAACTGTCCGGGTTAACCCACAGTGCGATCAGCACCATCGAACAGGATAAGGTCAGCCCGGCCATCAGCACGCTGCAAAAGCTGCTGAAGGTGTATGGCCTGTCGCTGTCTGAATTCTTTGCCGAACCGGAAGCCGCCGACGAACCGCGCGTGGTGATCGACGCGGAGGATCTGATTGAGATCGGCAGCCAGGGGGTGTCGATGAAGCTGGTGCACAACGGCAGTCCGACGCGCAACCTGGCGATGATGCTGGAAACCTACCAGCCCGGCACCACCACCGGCGAAAAGATCAAGCACCAGGGCGAAGAGATCGGTACCCTGCTGGAGGGCGAGATCGTGCTGACCATCAACGGCCAAAGCTACTGCCTGACCGCCGGCCAGAGTTATGCCATCAACACCGGCATCCCGCACAGCTTCAGCAATACCTCGGCGCGCATCTGCCGCATCGTCAGCGCACACACCCCCACCACCTTCTGA
- a CDS encoding sugar ABC transporter ATP-binding protein — protein sequence MSTATPSRLEMRNISIAFAGFNALQDVDFTLQGGSIHALVGANGAGKSTLMAILSGAHDHYRGEILIDGQAVAIHSPLQARRHGIHVVQQEVDVALIPTLSVAENIMLDWLNEPGHWLNWAELHRRAAQLLQQWALPLNPRRRLADCTLAEKQQVLLARALSHRCRFLVLDEPTAPLDRAESERLFNVVRRLQSEGIGIVFISHRIHELSDICDRLTVLRDGRCVSEDAMRGLSGEQIVEKMLGHRLDDIFPPPRPPHAERTLLQVQGLRDRHKLRDVSLRLHEGEILGIAGLAGAGKTELCKALFGASAVQLERGELRGQPWAPRAPHLSVEQGLALVPEERRKEGIFIDEAIPMNLSVSADDSFSRWSLFSRRQELRWAREIMQRLNIRASGPQQRLARLSGGNQQKVAIGKWLRGDAEVLIFDEPTKGVDIKAKQELFGLIDGLARAGKGVIYASGEFAELIGLCDRICVLWDGRIVAELNAANIDEETLLLYSTGGTPA from the coding sequence ATGTCAACCGCAACGCCTTCACGCCTCGAGATGCGCAATATCTCGATCGCCTTCGCCGGCTTCAACGCGCTGCAGGACGTGGACTTCACGCTGCAGGGCGGCTCAATCCACGCGCTGGTCGGCGCCAACGGCGCGGGCAAATCGACGCTGATGGCGATCCTCTCCGGCGCCCACGATCATTATCGCGGCGAGATCCTGATAGACGGCCAGGCGGTGGCGATTCACTCCCCGCTGCAGGCGCGCCGTCACGGTATTCACGTGGTGCAGCAGGAGGTCGACGTCGCACTGATCCCCACGCTGTCGGTGGCGGAGAATATCATGCTGGACTGGCTGAACGAGCCGGGCCACTGGCTGAACTGGGCGGAGCTGCACCGCCGCGCTGCGCAGTTGCTGCAGCAATGGGCGCTGCCGCTCAACCCGCGCAGGCGGCTGGCAGACTGCACGCTGGCGGAAAAACAGCAGGTGCTGCTGGCGCGCGCGCTGTCGCACCGCTGCCGTTTTCTGGTGCTCGACGAACCGACCGCGCCGCTCGATCGCGCCGAGAGCGAGCGCCTGTTTAACGTGGTGCGCCGCCTGCAATCCGAAGGCATCGGCATCGTGTTCATTTCCCACCGCATCCACGAACTGAGCGACATTTGCGATCGGCTGACGGTGCTGCGCGACGGCCGATGCGTCAGCGAGGACGCCATGCGCGGGCTGAGCGGCGAACAGATCGTCGAAAAGATGCTCGGCCATCGGCTGGACGACATTTTCCCGCCGCCGCGCCCGCCGCACGCCGAGCGAACGCTGCTGCAGGTGCAAGGCTTGCGCGATCGCCACAAGCTGCGCGACGTTTCGCTGCGGTTGCATGAGGGCGAGATCCTCGGCATCGCCGGGCTGGCCGGGGCCGGCAAAACCGAGCTGTGCAAGGCATTGTTCGGCGCCAGCGCCGTGCAGCTCGAGCGCGGCGAACTGCGCGGGCAGCCCTGGGCGCCGCGCGCGCCGCATCTCTCGGTCGAACAGGGGCTGGCGCTGGTACCGGAGGAACGCCGCAAAGAAGGCATTTTCATCGATGAGGCGATCCCGATGAACCTGAGCGTCAGCGCCGACGACAGCTTTTCGCGCTGGAGCCTGTTCAGCCGGCGGCAAGAGCTGCGCTGGGCGCGCGAGATCATGCAGCGCCTGAACATTCGCGCCTCGGGCCCGCAACAGCGGCTGGCGCGCCTGTCCGGCGGCAATCAACAAAAAGTGGCGATCGGCAAATGGCTGCGCGGCGACGCCGAGGTGCTGATCTTCGATGAACCGACCAAGGGCGTGGACATCAAGGCCAAGCAGGAGCTGTTTGGCCTGATCGACGGCCTGGCGCGCGCCGGCAAAGGCGTGATTTACGCCTCCGGCGAGTTCGCCGAGCTGATTGGCCTGTGCGATCGCATCTGCGTGCTGTGGGACGGCCGCATCGTGGCGGAGTTGAACGCCGCCAACATCGACGAAGAAACCTTATTGCTCTATTCCACCGGAGGAACCCCTGCGTGA
- a CDS encoding ABC transporter permease, giving the protein MSKELALRPALPWRQQLFDFLYKWGMLLTVAALIALFGLASDNFLDANNIINILRSIAIVTVIAIGVSVSLSVGGFDLSVGSTASLANALVISLFVWHGFDTTGAIVVTLLLCTLVGLFNALLIVVLKIPDMLATLASLFVIQGVAMTYSYGGSITQNMVLPNGDMAEGLITEVFSALGQVPVIVLIMLAVTVTVQLFLSLTKHGRRMYAIGGNPEAARLSGIRTVRYRVAAYVISSWLAALGGILLASRIGSSQVNAGGGYLMDAVAAAYIGFSLAGAGKPNALGTLIGAVILGVLQNGLVMLSVPYYAMDIIKGLVLALALAITYIQKR; this is encoded by the coding sequence GTGAGTAAAGAATTAGCCCTGCGGCCTGCGCTGCCCTGGCGTCAACAGCTGTTCGATTTCCTCTACAAATGGGGCATGCTGCTGACCGTCGCGGCGCTGATCGCCCTGTTCGGCCTGGCGTCGGACAACTTCCTCGATGCCAACAACATCATCAATATCCTGCGTTCGATCGCCATCGTGACGGTGATCGCTATCGGCGTCTCTGTCTCGCTGTCGGTCGGCGGTTTCGATCTGTCGGTCGGCTCGACCGCCTCGCTGGCCAACGCGCTGGTGATTTCGCTGTTCGTCTGGCACGGTTTCGACACCACCGGCGCCATCGTGGTGACGCTGCTGCTGTGCACGCTGGTCGGTCTGTTCAACGCCCTGCTGATCGTGGTGCTAAAAATCCCCGATATGCTGGCGACGCTGGCCAGCCTGTTCGTGATCCAGGGCGTGGCGATGACCTACAGCTACGGCGGTTCCATCACCCAAAACATGGTGCTGCCGAATGGCGACATGGCGGAAGGCCTGATCACGGAAGTGTTTTCCGCCCTCGGCCAGGTGCCGGTGATCGTGCTGATTATGCTGGCGGTCACCGTGACGGTGCAGCTGTTCCTGTCGTTGACCAAGCATGGCCGCCGCATGTATGCCATCGGCGGCAACCCTGAAGCGGCGCGCCTGTCGGGCATCCGCACCGTGCGTTACAGGGTTGCCGCTTACGTCATTTCTTCTTGGCTGGCAGCGCTTGGCGGCATTTTGCTGGCGTCACGTATCGGCTCTTCGCAGGTCAACGCCGGCGGCGGCTATCTGATGGATGCGGTGGCGGCGGCCTATATCGGCTTCTCGCTGGCCGGGGCCGGTAAACCCAATGCGCTCGGCACCCTGATCGGCGCGGTGATCCTCGGCGTGCTGCAAAACGGCCTGGTGATGCTGTCGGTGCCCTACTATGCCATGGACATTATCAAAGGTCTGGTGCTGGCACTGGCGCTGGCCATCACCTACATCCAGAAACGCTGA
- a CDS encoding ligand-gated channel protein codes for METPRYSKLAALVIASLSATAALAAPQDDTQDTMVVTASGFQQKIQDSAASISVIPRQQIEDKAYRDVTDALKDVPGVVVTGGASSSDISIRGMSSKYTLILVDGKRVDTRGTRPNSDNAGIEQGWLPPMEAIERIEVVRGPMSSLYGSDAMGGVINVITRKTSRTEWKGSLHGDATLQENRDSGDLFQTNAYASGPLIEGLLGVRVNGLLSRRAEDKIVNGYNEQRMRSGTAVFTLTPDEKNEFDFEIGRSLQDRNSTPGKSVVAERCSKGKCSPTSRSESLYTRTNYSLTHNGYYDFGNSTSYVQREETGNPGRNMKAYNTIFNTQNQFELGSHMLNLGGQYRYEKLGDGGNQLESAQGLSKLTRWSWALFAEDEWALTNDFSLTSGIRMDQDENFGSHWTPRMYGVWHLTEQWTLKGGVSAGYKSPDLRQSSPNWGQVTGGGVRKGIIVGNPDLQPEKSLSEEIGLMWDSLKGVNAGVTVFNTDFKDKITEVRRCEDTPDCTIGGTSYDFISDRVNVDKANMRGVEATFGWQINKDWKWNTNYTYTASEQKSGEFQGKALNQMPKHMLNTVLDWRATQDLSLWSRVNFRSRTSDYLSRTSMAKSTPSYTFVDAGLSYQAAKNLQLTGGVYNILDKTVDYDHYNTTLDGRRYTVGMTYNF; via the coding sequence ATGGAAACGCCACGTTACAGCAAGCTCGCCGCTCTGGTGATCGCCTCACTCAGCGCCACCGCCGCGCTGGCCGCGCCGCAGGACGACACCCAGGACACCATGGTCGTCACCGCCTCCGGTTTCCAGCAAAAAATTCAGGACTCCGCCGCTTCCATCTCGGTGATACCGCGCCAGCAGATCGAAGACAAGGCCTATCGCGACGTGACCGACGCACTGAAAGACGTGCCGGGCGTGGTGGTCACCGGCGGCGCCAGCAGCAGTGACATCAGCATCCGCGGCATGTCTTCCAAGTACACGCTGATCCTGGTGGACGGCAAGCGCGTCGACACCCGCGGTACCCGTCCGAACAGCGACAACGCCGGCATCGAACAGGGCTGGTTGCCGCCGATGGAAGCCATCGAGCGCATCGAAGTGGTGCGCGGGCCGATGTCTTCGCTGTACGGTTCCGACGCCATGGGCGGCGTGATCAACGTCATCACCCGCAAGACTTCCCGCACCGAGTGGAAAGGCTCGCTGCACGGCGACGCCACCCTTCAGGAAAACCGCGATTCCGGCGATCTGTTCCAGACCAACGCCTACGCCTCCGGCCCGCTGATTGAAGGCCTGCTCGGCGTGCGGGTCAACGGCCTGCTGTCGCGCCGCGCGGAAGATAAAATCGTCAACGGTTACAACGAACAGCGCATGCGCAGCGGCACCGCGGTGTTCACCCTGACGCCGGACGAGAAAAACGAATTCGACTTCGAAATCGGCCGTTCGCTGCAGGATCGCAACAGCACGCCGGGCAAATCGGTGGTGGCGGAGCGCTGCAGCAAAGGCAAATGCTCGCCGACGTCCCGCAGCGAAAGCCTGTATACGCGCACCAACTACTCGCTGACCCACAACGGCTATTATGACTTCGGCAACTCCACCAGCTACGTGCAGCGCGAAGAAACCGGTAACCCGGGCCGTAACATGAAGGCCTACAACACCATCTTCAACACCCAGAACCAGTTCGAGCTGGGTTCCCACATGCTGAACCTCGGCGGCCAATACCGCTATGAAAAACTGGGCGACGGCGGCAACCAGCTTGAATCGGCTCAAGGTCTCAGCAAGCTGACGCGCTGGAGCTGGGCATTGTTCGCTGAAGACGAATGGGCGCTGACCAACGACTTCAGCCTGACCAGCGGCATCCGCATGGATCAGGATGAAAACTTCGGCAGCCACTGGACCCCGCGCATGTACGGTGTCTGGCACCTGACCGAACAGTGGACGCTGAAAGGCGGCGTCTCCGCCGGTTACAAATCGCCGGATCTGCGCCAATCCTCCCCTAACTGGGGGCAGGTCACCGGCGGCGGCGTGCGTAAAGGCATCATCGTCGGTAACCCGGATTTGCAGCCAGAGAAGAGCCTGAGCGAAGAAATCGGCCTGATGTGGGATAGCCTGAAAGGCGTTAACGCCGGCGTGACGGTCTTCAACACCGACTTTAAAGACAAAATCACCGAAGTGCGCCGCTGCGAAGACACGCCGGATTGCACCATCGGCGGCACGTCCTACGACTTTATCAGCGATCGCGTCAACGTCGACAAAGCCAATATGCGCGGCGTAGAAGCCACCTTCGGCTGGCAGATCAACAAAGACTGGAAGTGGAACACCAACTACACCTACACCGCTTCCGAACAGAAGAGCGGCGAGTTCCAGGGCAAGGCGCTCAACCAGATGCCGAAGCACATGCTGAACACCGTGCTCGACTGGCGCGCCACGCAGGACCTCAGCCTGTGGTCGCGCGTTAACTTCCGCAGCCGTACCTCTGACTACCTGAGCCGCACCTCGATGGCCAAGAGCACGCCGTCCTACACCTTCGTCGATGCGGGCCTGAGCTATCAGGCGGCGAAAAACCTGCAGCTGACCGGCGGGGTCTACAACATCCTCGACAAGACCGTGGATTACGACCACTACAACACCACGCTGGACGGCCGCCGTTACACCGTCGGCATGACCTATAACTTCTGA
- a CDS encoding siderophore ABC transporter substrate-binding protein yields MKLRRSPLMIALLAAMALAGCHSKTDTPVAATPATVNVQHLNGSTEVKKHPQRIVVLDYASLETLQLLGVEPLALPGNRKNLPDSLKRYQDDKYLNAGTLFEPDMAVLRAAKPDLILIAGRASKAYDELNALAPTLNMSVDPQDQLGSLKQRTLQLGELFDKQQQAQAAIDKLDAQIAAVKPQAAQAGRGLVVLFSGGKISAYAPKSRFSFVYDALGFSSALQSDEKDVRGNKLTPEQVAKLNPDWLFVIDRDAATGRPNAVAPQKILTGTALKKTTAVKKGQVVYLPAAEVYLSGGIVTAQHVVERVSEALNHAAR; encoded by the coding sequence ATGAAATTACGCCGCTCCCCCCTGATGATCGCCCTGCTGGCCGCGATGGCGCTGGCGGGTTGCCACAGCAAAACCGATACGCCGGTAGCCGCTACCCCGGCCACCGTCAACGTCCAGCACCTGAACGGCAGCACCGAGGTGAAGAAGCACCCGCAGCGCATCGTGGTGCTGGATTACGCCTCGCTGGAAACGCTGCAGCTCCTGGGCGTCGAGCCGCTGGCGCTGCCCGGCAACCGCAAGAACTTGCCGGATAGCCTGAAGCGCTATCAGGATGACAAATACCTCAATGCCGGCACCCTGTTCGAGCCGGATATGGCCGTGCTGCGCGCCGCCAAGCCGGATCTGATCCTGATCGCCGGCCGGGCGTCCAAAGCCTATGACGAGCTGAACGCGCTGGCGCCAACGCTGAACATGTCCGTCGATCCGCAGGATCAGTTGGGCAGCCTGAAACAGCGCACGCTGCAGCTGGGCGAGCTGTTCGATAAGCAGCAGCAGGCGCAGGCGGCGATCGATAAGCTGGATGCGCAGATCGCGGCGGTCAAACCGCAGGCCGCTCAGGCCGGGCGCGGGCTGGTGGTGCTGTTCTCCGGCGGCAAGATCAGCGCTTATGCGCCCAAGAGCCGTTTCAGCTTCGTCTATGACGCTCTCGGCTTCTCGTCCGCGCTGCAGTCCGACGAAAAAGACGTACGCGGCAACAAGCTGACGCCTGAGCAGGTGGCCAAACTGAACCCGGACTGGCTGTTCGTTATCGACAGAGACGCCGCGACCGGACGGCCGAACGCGGTGGCACCGCAGAAGATCCTCACCGGCACCGCGCTGAAGAAAACCACGGCGGTGAAAAAAGGCCAGGTGGTTTACCTGCCGGCGGCCGAGGTTTACCTGTCCGGCGGCATCGTCACCGCCCAGCACGTCGTCGAACGCGTGAGCGAGGCGCTGAATCACGCAGCACGATAA